The Coffea arabica cultivar ET-39 chromosome 8e, Coffea Arabica ET-39 HiFi, whole genome shotgun sequence genome window below encodes:
- the LOC140012693 gene encoding uncharacterized protein yields MEISMLRADIHEDREATMAHFLSGVRPEIADQLELQYYTELEDMVEKAIKIERRLKRRGTTRNYASIYTSNQRNFQPWRDDTAVGNPTTSWPKQEVSINPRPNVSKFDSRGASKPVNETSRPRN; encoded by the coding sequence ATGGAAATTTCCATGCTCAGAGCCGACATTCATGAGGATAGGGAAGCAACAATGGCGCATTTTCTCAGTGGTGTGAGACCGGAAATTGCTGACCAACTCGAGCTACAATACTATACTGAACTAGAGGACATGGTGGAGAAGGCGATCAAAATTGAGCGacggctcaagaggaggggtacaacCAGAAATTATGCCTCTATTTACACTTCAAATCAGCGAAATTTCCAACCTTGGAGAGATGATACAGCCGTTGGTAATCCAACAACTTCATGGCCTAAGCAAGAGGTATCCATCAACCCTCGACCAAATGTTTCTAAATTTGATTCTAGAGGAGCTTCCAAACCAGTAAACGAGACCTCAAGGCCTAGAAACTGA